A region from the Variovorax sp. V93 genome encodes:
- a CDS encoding alpha/beta hydrolase translates to MNASKVLAAAALSLLAAAGAHAETYEGVLTVNSGVSRAEVAPQAVAAARAGNEYSDGAAAGAQAFTSTADRAVIQAEAVAKAHDPLASLDRRAFYRDEVPQAYKKPSVSFTRQAGL, encoded by the coding sequence ATGAATGCCTCGAAAGTCCTCGCTGCTGCTGCCCTCTCGCTCCTGGCTGCCGCCGGTGCGCATGCAGAAACCTACGAAGGCGTGCTGACCGTGAACTCCGGCGTCTCGCGCGCCGAAGTCGCGCCGCAAGCCGTTGCCGCCGCCCGCGCCGGCAATGAATACAGCGACGGTGCCGCCGCTGGCGCACAAGCCTTCACCTCGACCGCCGACCGTGCAGTGATCCAGGCCGAAGCCGTTGCCAAGGCGCACGACCCGCTCGCAAGTCTCGACCGCCGCGCGTTCTACCGCGACGAAGTGCCGCAAGCCTACAAGAAACCCAGCGTGTCGTTCACGCGCCAGGCCGGCCTCTGA
- a CDS encoding zinc ribbon domain-containing protein, giving the protein MPTYDYACGQCGGFEALRPSGQRDDPAACPDCGCASPRVLSAAPRLALMASGTRRAMETNERARHEPGSSRDYARFKHPAGCGCCSGSSSRRSATVTAANGAKSAPSKRPWMISH; this is encoded by the coding sequence ATGCCCACCTACGACTACGCCTGCGGCCAGTGCGGCGGCTTCGAGGCGCTGCGGCCTTCGGGCCAGCGCGACGATCCCGCCGCGTGCCCCGACTGCGGCTGTGCATCGCCGCGCGTGCTTTCGGCGGCGCCGCGGCTCGCGCTGATGGCCTCTGGCACGCGCCGCGCGATGGAGACCAACGAGCGCGCCCGGCACGAGCCGGGCAGCTCGCGCGACTACGCGCGCTTCAAGCATCCGGCGGGCTGCGGCTGCTGCTCGGGTTCGTCGTCGCGGCGCAGTGCGACAGTCACGGCGGCGAACGGCGCCAAGTCGGCGCCTTCGAAGCGGCCCTGGATGATTTCGCACTAA
- the fmdA gene encoding formamidase, whose translation MTDTLIKVDLTKPPTENEMIHNRWHPDIPMACWVNPGDDFILETFDWTGGFIKNNDSADDVRDIDLSTVHYLSGPVGVKGAEPGDLLVVDLLDIGAKQDSLWGFNGFFSKKNGGGFLTDHFPEAQKSIWDFKGMFTSSRHVPGVNFAGLIHPGLIGCLPDKPMLDMWNEREGKLIATDPDRVPGLANPPFAGTAHMGKMTGEARARAAAEGARTVPPREHGGNCDIKDLSRGSKVFFPVYVDGAGLSVGDLHFSQGDGEITFCGAIEMAGWVHMKVTLIKGGMAKYGIRNPIFKPSPITPQYNDYLIFEGISVDEAGKQYYLDVNVAYRQACLNAIEYLKKFGYSGAQAYSILGTAPVQGHISGVVDVPNSCATLWLPTQIFDFDINPNAAGPMKMIDGSIDMPLSHDLA comes from the coding sequence ATGACGGACACGCTGATCAAGGTCGACCTGACCAAGCCGCCCACCGAGAACGAGATGATCCACAACCGCTGGCATCCGGACATTCCCATGGCCTGCTGGGTCAACCCGGGCGACGATTTCATCCTCGAGACCTTCGACTGGACCGGCGGCTTCATCAAGAACAACGACAGCGCCGACGACGTGCGCGACATCGACCTGAGCACCGTGCACTACCTCTCGGGCCCCGTGGGCGTGAAAGGCGCCGAGCCCGGCGACCTGCTGGTGGTGGACCTGCTCGACATCGGCGCCAAGCAGGACAGCCTCTGGGGCTTCAACGGCTTCTTCTCGAAGAAGAACGGCGGCGGCTTCCTGACCGACCACTTTCCCGAAGCGCAGAAATCCATCTGGGACTTCAAGGGCATGTTCACCAGCTCGCGCCACGTGCCGGGCGTGAACTTCGCGGGCCTGATCCACCCCGGCCTGATCGGCTGCCTGCCGGACAAGCCGATGCTTGACATGTGGAACGAGCGCGAGGGCAAGCTCATCGCCACCGACCCGGACCGCGTGCCCGGCCTGGCCAATCCGCCGTTCGCCGGTACCGCCCACATGGGCAAGATGACAGGCGAAGCGCGCGCCAGGGCGGCGGCCGAAGGCGCGCGCACCGTGCCGCCGCGCGAGCACGGCGGCAACTGCGACATCAAGGACCTGTCGCGCGGCTCGAAGGTGTTCTTCCCGGTGTACGTCGATGGCGCGGGCCTCAGCGTGGGTGACCTGCACTTCAGCCAGGGCGATGGCGAGATCACCTTCTGCGGCGCCATCGAGATGGCCGGCTGGGTGCACATGAAGGTCACGCTCATCAAGGGCGGCATGGCCAAGTACGGCATCAGGAACCCGATCTTCAAGCCGAGCCCGATCACGCCGCAGTACAACGACTACCTGATCTTCGAAGGCATCTCGGTCGACGAGGCCGGCAAGCAGTACTACCTGGACGTGAACGTGGCCTACCGCCAGGCCTGCCTGAATGCCATCGAGTACCTGAAGAAATTCGGCTACTCGGGCGCGCAGGCCTACTCGATCCTGGGCACCGCGCCCGTGCAGGGCCACATCAGCGGCGTGGTCGACGTGCCCAACTCCTGCGCCACGCTCTGGCTGCCCACGCAGATCTTCGACTTCGACATCAACCCGAACGCAGCGGGGCCGATGAAGATGATCGACGGCAGCATCGACATGCCGCTCTCGCACGACCTGGCCTGA
- the urtE gene encoding urea ABC transporter ATP-binding subunit UrtE: MLKVEDLHVAYGQSEALHGISFEGHANETVAIMGRNGMGKTTLFKSLMGVLPIRSGRIEVAGQDVSRDESFRRVAKGIAYVPQGRMIFPTLTVEENIQTGLENSKTKRIPEEIYALFPVLWDMKRRKGGNLSGGQQQQLAIARALVTDPKVLLLDEPTEGIQPSIIKDIAKALNEIRKLRGITIVVSEQVLSFALDVADRLFVIEGGRLVHETARDKTDVDHIKAYLSV; this comes from the coding sequence ATGCTGAAGGTAGAAGACCTGCACGTAGCCTACGGCCAGAGCGAGGCGTTGCATGGCATTTCCTTCGAGGGCCATGCCAACGAGACCGTGGCCATCATGGGCCGCAACGGCATGGGCAAGACCACGCTGTTCAAGAGCCTCATGGGCGTGCTGCCCATCAGGAGCGGGCGCATCGAGGTCGCGGGCCAGGACGTATCGCGCGACGAGAGCTTCAGGCGCGTCGCCAAGGGCATCGCCTACGTGCCGCAGGGCCGCATGATCTTCCCGACCCTCACGGTGGAAGAGAACATCCAGACCGGCCTCGAGAACTCGAAGACAAAACGCATCCCCGAAGAGATCTACGCCCTGTTCCCCGTGCTCTGGGACATGAAGCGCCGCAAGGGCGGCAACCTCTCCGGCGGCCAGCAGCAGCAGCTGGCCATTGCGCGCGCCCTCGTCACCGATCCCAAGGTGCTGCTGCTCGACGAGCCCACCGAAGGAATCCAGCCTTCGATCATCAAGGACATCGCCAAGGCGCTCAACGAGATCCGCAAGCTGCGCGGCATCACCATCGTCGTGTCCGAGCAGGTGCTGAGTTTTGCGTTGGACGTGGCTGACCGGCTCTTCGTGATCGAAGGCGGTCGGCTCGTACACGAAACGGCGCGCGACAAGACCGATGTCGATCACATCAAAGCCTATCTCTCCGTTTAA
- the urtD gene encoding urea ABC transporter ATP-binding protein UrtD: MSNTDFALAVEDLSVSFDGFKAIDDLTLYIDRNELRVIIGPNGAGKTTLLDLICGKTRASGGSIKFKNTELTKMAEHKRVRLGIGRKFQTPSIYENLSVFQNLEVSFPKGRSVLGALAFKCDDEVKAKVQAVAEDIGLADRLRTEAGLLSHGQKQWLEIGMLLMQEPELLMLDEPIAGMSARERELTAELLKRICQNRAVIVIEHDMAFVKQIAHKVTVMHQGKILAEGPMEKVQADPKVIDVYLGH; encoded by the coding sequence ATGAGCAACACCGACTTCGCGCTTGCCGTGGAAGACCTCAGCGTTTCGTTCGACGGCTTCAAGGCCATCGACGACCTCACGCTCTACATCGACAGGAACGAGCTGCGCGTGATCATCGGCCCCAACGGCGCGGGCAAGACCACGCTGCTCGACCTGATCTGCGGCAAGACGCGCGCCAGCGGCGGCAGCATCAAGTTCAAGAACACCGAGCTCACGAAGATGGCCGAGCACAAGCGCGTGCGGCTGGGCATCGGCCGCAAGTTCCAGACGCCGTCGATCTACGAGAACCTCAGCGTGTTCCAGAACCTCGAGGTGTCTTTTCCGAAAGGCCGCTCGGTGCTCGGCGCGCTGGCGTTCAAATGCGACGACGAGGTCAAGGCCAAGGTGCAGGCGGTGGCCGAGGACATCGGCCTGGCCGACCGGCTGCGCACCGAGGCGGGCCTGCTGAGCCACGGCCAGAAGCAGTGGCTGGAGATCGGCATGCTGCTGATGCAGGAGCCCGAGTTACTGATGCTCGACGAGCCCATTGCCGGCATGAGTGCCCGTGAACGCGAGCTCACGGCCGAGCTGCTCAAGCGCATCTGCCAGAACCGCGCGGTGATCGTCATAGAGCACGACATGGCGTTCGTGAAGCAGATCGCGCACAAGGTCACGGTGATGCACCAGGGAAAGATCCTGGCCGAGGGGCCGATGGAGAAGGTGCAGGCGGATCCGAAGGTCATTGACGTTTATCTGGGGCACTAG
- the urtC gene encoding urea ABC transporter permease subunit UrtC, translating to MNFIKASILRYQLGSLLLLVLLLAVVLPLSLDIFRLNLVGKYLTYAFVAVGLVMVWGYGGVLSLGQGVFFGIGGYAMAMFLKLEASDPVTTKIQSTPGIPDFMDWNQITELPALWLPFKSLPLSLALVVLAPMALAWLVSFAMFKRRVGGVYFAIITQAVALICTVLIIGQQGYTGGVNGMTDLKTMLGWDTRTDGAKYVLYYVCVGLLIASIVLCRWIQTSKLGTLLLAMRDKEDRVRFSGYDVSNFKVFIFCLAAGLSGIGGAMFALQVGFMSPSFVGIVPSIEMVIFCAVGGRMSLVGAVYGALLVNAGKTLFSESFPDLWLFLMAGLFIGVTMAFPMGLAGLWDEKIRPWWKERRKALREAAVKPPVSTPMPPTPVSLSSPSSPAPQLPEGVGSQSA from the coding sequence ATGAATTTCATCAAGGCCTCGATCCTGCGCTACCAGCTCGGCAGCCTCTTGCTGCTGGTGCTGCTGCTGGCGGTCGTGCTGCCGCTGTCGCTCGACATCTTTCGCCTCAACCTGGTGGGCAAGTACCTTACCTATGCCTTCGTGGCCGTCGGCCTCGTGATGGTGTGGGGCTACGGCGGCGTGCTGAGCCTGGGGCAGGGCGTGTTCTTCGGCATCGGCGGCTACGCGATGGCGATGTTCCTCAAGCTCGAAGCCTCCGACCCCGTTACGACCAAGATCCAGTCGACGCCCGGCATTCCGGACTTCATGGACTGGAACCAGATCACCGAGCTGCCCGCGCTGTGGCTGCCGTTCAAGAGCCTGCCGCTGAGCCTGGCGCTGGTGGTGCTGGCGCCGATGGCGCTGGCCTGGCTGGTGAGCTTTGCGATGTTCAAGCGCCGCGTGGGCGGCGTGTACTTTGCGATCATCACGCAGGCGGTGGCGCTGATCTGCACCGTGCTCATCATCGGCCAGCAGGGCTACACGGGTGGCGTCAACGGCATGACCGACCTGAAGACGATGCTGGGCTGGGACACGCGCACTGACGGTGCCAAGTACGTTCTCTACTACGTCTGCGTCGGCCTGCTGATCGCCAGCATCGTGCTGTGCCGCTGGATCCAGACCAGCAAGCTCGGCACGCTGCTGCTCGCCATGCGCGACAAGGAAGACCGCGTGCGCTTCTCGGGCTACGACGTGTCGAACTTCAAGGTCTTCATCTTCTGCCTGGCGGCCGGGCTCTCGGGCATCGGCGGCGCGATGTTCGCGCTGCAGGTGGGCTTCATGTCGCCGAGCTTCGTGGGCATCGTGCCGTCGATCGAGATGGTGATCTTCTGCGCCGTGGGCGGCCGCATGAGCCTGGTGGGCGCGGTGTACGGCGCGCTGCTGGTCAATGCGGGAAAGACGCTGTTCTCGGAGAGCTTTCCGGACCTGTGGCTGTTCCTGATGGCCGGCCTCTTCATCGGCGTGACCATGGCGTTCCCGATGGGGCTCGCGGGCCTTTGGGACGAAAAGATCAGGCCTTGGTGGAAGGAGCGCCGCAAGGCGCTGCGCGAGGCCGCGGTGAAGCCGCCCGTATCCACGCCGATGCCGCCCACACCTGTCTCTCTTTCCTCGCCGTCTTCGCCCGCACCGCAGTTGCCTGAAGGCGTTGGCAGCCAGAGCGCCTGA
- the urtB gene encoding urea ABC transporter permease subunit UrtB encodes MTLSDMMNIGLMQGFAGLSLFAVLLLMGLGLAIIFGQMGVINMAHGEFMTIGAYSIYLAARVTESLAPAFMPYYFPIAIGLAFVFAFIVGWIVEWVLIRHLYKRPLDTLLATWGVSLGLQQIFRTFIGPKEVSPTLPEWLMGSWTPHEGLDIPINGLFVLALTALVTGGVLIALHKSRWGLRVRATVANRTMANATGIDTMKTDRLTFAIGCGIAGVAGAAFTTIGSTGPTSGSLYIVDAFLVVTFGGAASLLGTVVSAFGIAQTQSVSEFFMTGSMAKVLTLSLIVLILMMRPQGLFAVKVRR; translated from the coding sequence ATGACTCTGTCGGACATGATGAACATCGGCCTCATGCAGGGCTTCGCGGGGCTGAGCCTTTTCGCGGTGCTGTTGCTGATGGGCCTGGGGCTCGCGATCATCTTCGGCCAGATGGGCGTGATCAACATGGCGCATGGCGAGTTCATGACCATCGGCGCCTATTCCATCTACCTGGCCGCGCGCGTCACCGAAAGCCTGGCGCCGGCGTTCATGCCGTACTACTTTCCGATCGCGATCGGCCTGGCCTTCGTGTTCGCCTTCATCGTCGGCTGGATCGTGGAGTGGGTGCTGATCCGCCACCTCTACAAGCGCCCGCTCGACACGCTGCTCGCCACCTGGGGCGTGAGCCTGGGGCTGCAGCAGATCTTTCGCACCTTCATCGGCCCGAAGGAAGTGAGCCCCACGCTGCCCGAGTGGCTCATGGGCTCGTGGACGCCGCACGAGGGCCTCGACATTCCGATCAACGGCCTGTTCGTGCTGGCGCTCACCGCGCTTGTGACCGGCGGCGTGCTGATCGCACTGCACAAGAGCCGTTGGGGCCTGCGCGTGCGTGCCACCGTGGCCAACCGCACCATGGCCAACGCTACCGGCATCGACACCATGAAGACCGACCGCCTGACCTTCGCGATCGGCTGCGGCATCGCCGGCGTGGCGGGCGCGGCCTTCACCACCATCGGCTCGACCGGGCCGACCTCGGGCTCGCTCTACATCGTCGACGCTTTCCTGGTCGTCACTTTCGGCGGCGCGGCCAGCCTGCTGGGCACCGTGGTCTCGGCCTTCGGCATTGCGCAGACGCAATCGGTCTCGGAGTTCTTCATGACCGGCTCGATGGCCAAGGTGCTGACGCTGTCGCTGATCGTGCTGATCCTGATGATGCGGCCGCAAGGGCTCTTCGCCGTCAAGGTCCGCCGCTGA
- the urtA gene encoding urea ABC transporter substrate-binding protein: protein MSRDSEDLSLDALALRRRRLLQGAAALPVMGLSGLSFGQSQFPTAKVNTTKLAVTDTEVTVGQLHSSSGTMAISETGSIQAEQLAIDQINAMGGILGRKIKVIKEDGASDWPTFAEKSKKLLVNDHCAAVFGCWTSASRKAVLPVFEKENGLLYYPTFYEGLEQSKNVIYTGQEATQQIIWGLDWGAKEKKAKTFFLVGSDYIWPRTSMKIARKHIENFQKGSVKGEEYYPLGHTNFNSLINKIKVAKPDCIFAAVVGGSNVAFYKQLKAAGITGDKQFLLTLAVTEDEMTGVGGENFAGFYSSMKYFQTLDNPNNKKFVEAFKAKYGKDAVIGDVTQAGYLGPWLWKAAVEKAGSFDVDKVVAGSPGIELKTAPEGYVKLDANHHLWSKARIGQGQLDGTFKVVAESSELIKPDPFPKGYQ, encoded by the coding sequence ATGTCGCGTGATTCAGAAGATCTTTCCCTCGATGCCCTGGCATTGCGCCGCCGCCGATTGCTGCAAGGCGCCGCCGCGCTGCCGGTGATGGGCCTGAGCGGCCTGAGCTTCGGCCAGTCGCAGTTCCCCACGGCCAAGGTCAACACCACCAAGCTCGCGGTGACCGACACCGAAGTGACCGTGGGCCAGCTGCATTCGTCCTCCGGCACCATGGCCATTTCGGAGACCGGCTCCATCCAGGCCGAGCAGCTTGCCATCGACCAGATCAACGCGATGGGCGGCATCCTCGGGCGCAAGATCAAGGTCATCAAGGAAGACGGCGCCTCCGACTGGCCGACCTTTGCCGAGAAGTCGAAGAAGCTGCTGGTCAACGACCATTGCGCCGCAGTGTTCGGCTGCTGGACCAGCGCCTCGCGCAAGGCTGTCCTGCCGGTGTTCGAGAAGGAGAACGGCCTCCTGTACTACCCGACCTTCTATGAAGGCCTGGAGCAGAGCAAGAACGTGATCTACACGGGCCAGGAAGCCACGCAGCAGATCATCTGGGGCCTCGATTGGGGCGCGAAGGAGAAGAAGGCCAAGACCTTCTTCCTGGTGGGCTCCGACTACATCTGGCCGCGCACCTCGATGAAGATCGCGCGCAAGCACATCGAGAACTTCCAGAAGGGCTCAGTCAAGGGCGAGGAGTACTACCCGCTGGGCCACACCAACTTCAACTCGCTGATCAACAAGATCAAGGTCGCCAAGCCCGACTGCATCTTCGCGGCGGTGGTGGGCGGCTCGAACGTGGCCTTCTACAAGCAGCTGAAGGCCGCGGGCATCACGGGCGACAAGCAGTTCCTGCTGACGCTGGCCGTGACGGAAGACGAGATGACCGGCGTGGGCGGCGAGAACTTCGCGGGCTTCTACTCGTCGATGAAGTACTTCCAGACGCTGGACAACCCGAACAACAAGAAGTTCGTGGAGGCCTTCAAGGCCAAGTACGGCAAGGACGCGGTGATCGGCGACGTGACGCAGGCGGGCTACCTGGGCCCGTGGCTCTGGAAGGCGGCGGTGGAGAAGGCCGGCAGCTTCGACGTGGACAAGGTGGTGGCCGGCTCGCCGGGCATCGAGCTGAAGACGGCGCCTGAAGGCTACGTGAAGCTGGACGCGAACCATCACCTGTGGAGCAAGGCGCGCATCGGGCAGGGGCAACTGGACGGGACGTTCAAGGTGGTGGCGGAGTCGAGCGAGCTGATCAAGCCGGATCCGTTTCCGAAGGGGTACCAATAA
- a CDS encoding ATP-binding protein has product MPSVTGQKIFRIRRDYNAWVANETLEDYALRYTPRSFRKWSEFRVANAAFGATSFLALEAIGGAIALSYGFSNALWAILVVGLITFLTGLPISYYAARHGVDMDLLTRGAGFGYLGSTLTSLIYASFTFIFFALEAAILALALQLYLDWPLPLLYLMSSIVIVPLVMRGITLISGLQLWTQPIWIVLFVCPFIAVLVKKPGLYADFTGLVGRSSDSSSFDPLMFGAAATVAFSLVVQIGEQVDYLRFLPEKTAANRGRWWAAVLVAGPGWIVPGMLKMMGGAFLAFLALQHEIPARHAVEPTLMYLTGFSYVLRDPAWVLAITTLFVVVSQMKINLTNAYAGSLAWSNFFARLTHSHPGRVVWLVFNVVIAILLMTLGVFAALEHVLGFYSNIAIAWVGALVADLVINKPLGWSPRTIEFKRAHLYDINPVGLGAMLVAAALAMLAYSGVLGQWARAFSPFIALITALLVSPLLAWRTRGRYYLARSDIRRWTPGQIVKCSVCDNSFESEDMAHCPAYSAPICSLCCTLESRCHDRCKTDSRAAEQMSGWLQALLPPALSGRLNFRVAHYLMVATSLVALLATVMGVVYAQEAIVGADAVDPALRSAFLKVFALLSLVAAVAAWWIVLGSESRQMAQEESNRHNHLLTVEIEAHQRTDAALQTAKEAAEAANQAKTRYVAGMTHELRTPLNSILGYSQILLKGEAVAPPREAVQTIQRSGEHMLGLIDGLLDLARIEAGRLQLEPAPLALPAFLDEVVHMVRPQAENKGLAFVYTHSGRLPPWVHADAKRLRQILINLLANAVRFTDSGTVTLHVDARREVLRFDVVDTGIGVAPQDHQRIFLPFERGAAGRRRGEPGTGLGLTITGLLTSLMGGELALAATSPAGSTFSVRVYLREVADPGPQAETRRPVSGYIGARRTLLVVDDQPVQRQMLAGMLAPLGFEVREAASGTECLDSLRENLPSAILLDLTMDDMDGWQTAALVRASGFDRLPIIIVSANMFENQGELLRAAGCQAFVGKPVIESELIATLERHLGLEWLASSDAAMPPAVDIAPRPVQLALSEDDRAELMRLVQMGHVRGLHQVLDRLAAASPPAAATCTWLRGMVNRFELDKLRKALAEQDADTLAP; this is encoded by the coding sequence ATGCCATCCGTCACCGGCCAGAAGATCTTTCGCATCCGCCGCGACTACAACGCGTGGGTTGCGAACGAGACGCTGGAGGACTACGCGCTGCGCTACACGCCGCGCAGCTTCCGCAAGTGGTCGGAGTTCCGCGTCGCCAACGCGGCCTTCGGCGCCACCTCGTTCCTGGCGCTGGAGGCCATCGGCGGCGCCATCGCGCTGAGCTACGGCTTCTCGAACGCGCTGTGGGCCATCCTGGTGGTGGGGCTCATCACCTTCCTCACCGGCCTGCCGATCTCCTACTACGCGGCCCGGCATGGCGTGGACATGGACCTGCTCACGCGCGGCGCGGGCTTCGGCTACCTGGGCTCCACCCTCACCTCGCTGATCTACGCGAGCTTCACCTTCATCTTCTTCGCGCTGGAGGCGGCCATCCTCGCGCTGGCGCTGCAGCTGTACCTCGACTGGCCGCTGCCGCTGCTCTACCTGATGTCGTCGATCGTGATCGTGCCGCTGGTGATGCGCGGCATCACGCTGATCTCGGGCCTGCAGCTATGGACGCAGCCGATCTGGATCGTGCTGTTCGTGTGCCCGTTCATCGCGGTGCTGGTGAAGAAGCCCGGGCTGTATGCCGACTTCACCGGCCTGGTGGGCCGCAGCTCCGACAGCAGCAGCTTCGATCCGCTGATGTTCGGCGCCGCCGCCACGGTGGCCTTCTCGCTGGTGGTGCAGATCGGCGAGCAGGTCGACTACCTGCGCTTCCTGCCCGAGAAGACAGCCGCCAACCGGGGCCGCTGGTGGGCCGCGGTGCTGGTGGCGGGCCCGGGCTGGATCGTGCCGGGCATGCTCAAGATGATGGGCGGCGCCTTCCTGGCCTTTCTGGCGCTGCAGCACGAGATTCCCGCCAGGCACGCGGTCGAGCCCACGCTGATGTACCTCACGGGCTTTTCGTACGTGCTGCGCGACCCGGCCTGGGTGCTGGCGATCACCACGCTGTTCGTGGTGGTCTCGCAGATGAAGATCAACCTCACCAACGCCTATGCGGGCTCGCTGGCGTGGTCGAACTTCTTCGCGCGGCTCACGCACAGCCACCCGGGGCGCGTGGTGTGGCTGGTGTTCAACGTGGTGATCGCGATCCTGCTGATGACGCTGGGCGTGTTCGCGGCGCTCGAGCACGTGCTGGGCTTCTACAGCAACATCGCCATTGCCTGGGTCGGCGCGCTGGTGGCCGACCTGGTCATCAACAAGCCGCTGGGCTGGAGCCCGCGCACCATCGAGTTCAAGCGCGCGCACCTGTACGACATCAATCCGGTCGGCCTGGGTGCGATGCTGGTGGCGGCCGCGCTCGCCATGCTGGCGTATTCCGGCGTGCTGGGCCAGTGGGCGCGCGCGTTCTCGCCTTTCATCGCGCTGATCACGGCGCTTCTGGTCTCGCCGCTGCTGGCCTGGCGCACGCGCGGGCGCTACTACCTGGCGCGCAGCGACATCCGGCGCTGGACGCCCGGGCAGATCGTGAAATGCTCGGTGTGCGACAACAGCTTCGAGTCGGAAGACATGGCGCACTGCCCGGCCTACAGCGCGCCGATCTGCTCGCTGTGCTGCACGCTCGAATCGCGCTGCCACGACCGCTGCAAGACCGATTCCCGCGCGGCCGAGCAGATGAGCGGCTGGCTCCAGGCGCTGCTGCCGCCCGCGCTGTCGGGCCGCCTCAACTTTCGCGTGGCGCACTACCTGATGGTGGCCACTTCGCTGGTGGCGCTGCTGGCCACGGTGATGGGCGTGGTGTATGCGCAGGAGGCCATCGTGGGCGCCGATGCGGTGGACCCGGCCCTGCGCAGCGCCTTCCTCAAGGTGTTCGCGCTGCTGTCGCTGGTGGCGGCGGTGGCCGCCTGGTGGATCGTGCTGGGCAGCGAGAGCCGGCAGATGGCGCAGGAGGAATCGAACCGCCACAACCACCTGCTCACCGTCGAGATCGAGGCGCATCAGCGCACCGACGCCGCCCTGCAGACTGCGAAGGAAGCCGCCGAAGCCGCCAACCAGGCCAAGACCCGCTACGTGGCCGGCATGACGCACGAGCTGCGCACGCCGCTCAACAGCATCCTGGGCTACTCGCAGATCCTGCTCAAGGGCGAGGCCGTGGCGCCGCCGCGGGAAGCCGTGCAGACCATCCAGCGCAGCGGCGAGCACATGCTCGGGCTGATCGACGGCCTGCTCGACCTCGCGCGCATCGAGGCCGGACGCTTGCAGCTGGAGCCCGCCCCGCTCGCGCTGCCGGCGTTTCTCGACGAAGTGGTGCACATGGTGCGGCCGCAGGCGGAGAACAAGGGCCTTGCGTTCGTCTACACCCACAGCGGGCGGCTGCCGCCCTGGGTACATGCCGATGCCAAGCGGCTGCGCCAGATCCTCATCAACCTGCTGGCCAACGCGGTGCGCTTCACCGACAGCGGCACAGTCACGCTGCATGTCGACGCACGGCGCGAAGTGCTGCGCTTCGACGTGGTCGACACCGGCATCGGCGTGGCGCCGCAGGACCACCAGCGCATCTTTCTTCCGTTCGAGCGCGGCGCCGCGGGGCGCCGGCGCGGCGAGCCCGGCACGGGCCTCGGCCTCACCATCACGGGCCTGCTCACATCGCTGATGGGCGGCGAACTCGCGCTGGCCGCCACCTCGCCCGCGGGCAGCACCTTCAGCGTGCGGGTGTACCTGCGCGAAGTGGCCGACCCCGGCCCCCAGGCAGAAACACGGCGGCCGGTGTCGGGCTACATCGGCGCGCGCCGCACGCTGCTGGTGGTCGACGACCAGCCGGTGCAGCGCCAGATGCTGGCCGGCATGCTCGCACCGCTGGGCTTCGAGGTGCGCGAGGCCGCGAGCGGCACCGAATGCCTGGACAGCCTGCGCGAGAACCTGCCTTCCGCCATCCTGCTGGACCTCACCATGGACGACATGGATGGCTGGCAGACCGCGGCACTGGTGCGCGCCTCGGGCTTCGACCGCCTGCCCATCATCATCGTCTCGGCCAACATGTTCGAGAACCAGGGCGAGCTGCTGCGCGCCGCGGGCTGCCAGGCCTTCGTGGGCAAGCCGGTCATCGAGTCGGAGCTGATCGCCACGCTGGAACGCCACCTCGGGCTCGAATGGCTGGCGTCGAGCGACGCCGCAATGCCGCCCGCCGTCGACATCGCGCCACGGCCGGTGCAGCTCGCGCTCTCGGAAGACGACCGCGCCGAGCTGATGCGGCTGGTGCAGATGGGCCACGTGCGCGGCCTGCACCAGGTGCTCGACCGGCTCGCCGCCGCATCCCCGCCGGCCGCGGCCACCTGCACCTGGCTGCGCGGCATGGTCAACCGTTTCGAACTCGACAAGCTCCGCAAGGCACTCGCAGAACAAGATGCAGACACTCTCGCCCCCTGA